A genomic stretch from Plasmodium brasilianum strain Bolivian I chromosome 9, whole genome shotgun sequence includes:
- a CDS encoding hypothetical protein (conserved Plasmodium protein) yields MYADKLNVSCYGDKKILSKLKYFFKEDFYELSDVKLDERINVLRINLKYIYYNNPISEYFKNEENTLSERSLIYIYFLYLNNLEEYKKEKESILNRYKENSMNDEYDECIIIYAYNLDDNLNEIKNIKKIKADFSHNSCKSIKILSFPILKMEDYDSNKKMKELYEHFKTRYMDHIKICIEKKYNLIKNGFSKSMNNFLNYVESKKKTITEEINNNNSNNHSSNNHSSNNHSSNNHSSNNHSSNNHSSNNHGGNKHSGNNHSGNYNSYNYSNYNSSSTGGKKKKKNKRFYIANTYIEKNEEETQIEEFLEFYENHAVFLFCNDYVNINFFLRQNDVSSYINALEFITDYEEQVYVDMYDLFLSLFMWSEHLCLLYFKLNMFKKSYVLYSTIAKLFIKYLNVYIKKKKCIIHSSILFEKNYLTIARYIREKNICSIHLLEHIFFKKFTILLFLNKFSYISSKALKFAKFFYTNKIFIFMHNFHRFKNNLTRNAENLNYLKNIQKKITKYRRKELIKKNAQHCVGDKNELPIEEDQQHDDQHDEQHDEQQEKRNQRKVNQHYLSKYDHKLYKCKRRLINELRWIFSSTGGNDPSCKDILDRIAGSAISSAVYGVGNAVDDTIEQAEESATESSVNNTNNVDNPENIREPGRNINNRIRCSNRNLFLDERTKAEFLLNCCFINKENYFSIYFYNLANLIKFLFERRSYFYQEDYKKNKNDKNIKKNTNISKYLSLQKNIMKLGYKKNFTKKKKSKKNVKVKTKRNSSVVNSSSSQISSTLSDFSDSKNNYKKICLHNDFCINVSNIFKLSFVILKNILNIYNYNSLYYQKYAQEIYLCNFFLNYLEQKRFEQNIEKEDIQEIKNAKKNIYHNFPIYQIKNFSKDNEKKKNSLLINIMNKIINLCYRKYNNISIINKFFLALLLFENKIYKKSFKILKRIIQKSNFDVLTTLCMQLLLFHDINNNFYHFCSSFFLSNKYTRILSFINVNINFTVIQNYQYYLYSMNNQRSVLKMEQHKKYDEIFFNSLKKNIVLPEEIVKMQVLDITQGGKQWGTPLNCLTECKAECVTNCMTECFAECLPEVTDEGMKLPIHESQTKKVEGERKKKKKEKTIPTNRHYTQNGKINKNVATKMNRNKLIKLEKKEFCKDNYYFEINRYFLKSLKKYNFSLSTNERNNDIYIPNSGIKIFVQSDYNLYIFVSNMIFGNYDEKKMSNKWEFPSNEENKTSNEQNNNSYYQMETNENMNANINHIETLLHMTMRKYKVKKKTREILRIKKLCVQYDENLDLFIFSSFTQDLHIDNIIIQLYNERDNNSLYLKFHRTKQIIKHGLNIIKLNVVNILESNKIIWKHFYYKINYVFLVINNFSFYQKIGILPNSSLVYPFLRAYSQFIINNYIIVDTKKYANFFLNQLVSSLYVKIKTLDSILNCKLIASYLNSTSLVYNNVNYIKLIVRNNHKHMHYEDFELITIRRSDDKAGKEVRNIKIFLQKAEGIRSSSRTANIRSNSRTANICSNSRTANICSNIRTANICSNSRTANICSNSRTANIGNNSGTANRNNTLENHSVEDFIHFYIEKNDNMQIEQMKILDDEEMLLIKNSSSTSSNMSMHILNNEKYNLKKCSLKVKEKKDESHVEAYKRIDNAYAIISFIPKRINTNPITCNENCTESLKGEGNSSVVPLTDNLLISHNKSQNRTEKVKIKCIINIDLLRKKRRERRTDMYKLSNINYVGKIKFDDFINREEITSNPCLNNQIIIEKTFDLVNIFKEKINTYRSNNGMLYELILKLHNDNYALYLKKFHITILKKYITQIKSTKIFLLNNEDNQHNMEKFFLKRNNHNDLAENSIYNGNESSLNYSGECNSSPSNENYMNKSGESHSNLPNENSMNESGESHSNLPNENSMNESGESHSNLPNENSMNESGESHSSLPNENSMNESGGDKFSAPHENRINASGGDNFSPPHENCMKGSGDDIFSILNENHMNASVVNNFSEPHAIRMDTSGINNSNGSIENDRKKKIISFDEKGSSIEEKYLYDEIEINSRINGGTSIFLLFEVTYDDMLEGKNNSMNLLNYENTIGNMNITYECGNQFIKKIYEKKKKEYIYNFHVLIPQFLLPINVDYEIPKHGMLHSNINVKIVLLNKINEDIYMKYSVCIDNEKKKINNEEQYSWLINGFKKRVLFISKNSEHVINLTIIPLKIGLINFPSIFYFIKLNNKWIEITKILKKSDNFQVIITPSLHFSPKIWQLV; encoded by the coding sequence ATGTACGCGGATAAGTTGAACGTATCATGCTATGGAGATAAAAAGATTTTGagcaaattaaaatatttctttaaagAAGATTTTTACGAACTGTCAGATGTAAAATTAGATGAAAGAATAAATGTGTTacgaataaatttaaaatatatatattacaataatcCTATATCtgaatatttcaaaaatgaaGAGAATACATTATCTGAAAGGtcgttaatatatatttattttttatatttaaataatttggaagaatataaaaaggagaaaGAATCTATACTAAATagatataaagaaaatagtATGAATGATGAATATGAtgaatgtataattatatatgcatataatctTGATGATAATTTGAATGAgatcaaaaatataaaaaaaataaaagctgACTTTAGTCATAATAGTTGTAAGAGCATCAAAATATTAAGTTTTCCAATTCTAAAAATGGAGGATTAtgattcaaataaaaaaatgaaagaactGTATGAACATTTCAAAACACGATATATggatcatataaaaatatgtatagaaaaaaagtataatttaataaaaaatgggtTTAGCAAAAGTATGAACAACTTTTTAAACTATGTCGAAAGTAAGAAAAAGACAATCACAGAGGAAAtcaacaataacaatagcaACAACCATAGCAGTAACAACCATAGCAGTAACAACCATAGCAGTAACAACCATAGCAGTAACAACCATAGTAGTAACAACCATAGTAGTAACAACCATGGCGGAAATAAACACAGCGGAAATAATCATAGCGGTAACTACAACAGCTACAATTACAGCAACTATAACAGTAGTAGTACTGgtggaaagaaaaaaaaaaaaaataaaagattttaCATAGCGAACACTTACATAGAGAAGAACGAAGAAGAGACTCAAATTGAGGAGTTCTTAGAGTTTTATGAAAACCATgctgtatttttattttgtaatgattatgtaaatatcaatttttttttacgccAAAATGATGTTTCGTCTTACATAAATGCACTTGAATTTATAACAGACTATGAGGAACAAGTATATGTCGATATGTATGATCTTTTTCTATCTTTATTTATGTGGAGTGAACACTTATGTCTACtatatttcaaattaaatatgtttaagaagagttatgttttatatagtACTATtgcaaaattatttattaaataccTGAAcgtgtacataaaaaaaaaaaagtgtattatacattcttctattttatttgaaaaaaattatttaactaTAGCTAGATAtattagagaaaaaaatatatgttctattcatttattagagcatatattttttaaaaaattcactattttactttttttaaacaagTTTTCATACATTTCGAGTAAGGCTTTaaaatttgcaaaatttttttacacaaataaaatttttatatttatgcacaATTTCCATCGgtttaaaaataatcttACCAGAAACGCTGAGAATcttaattatttgaaaaacattcaaaaaaaaataacaaagtatagaagaaaagaactgataaaaaaaaatgctcaGCATTGTGTTGgagataaaaatgaattgcCAATCGAGGAAGACCAGCAGCACGACGATCAGCACGATGAGCAGCACGATGAGCAGCAAGAGAAGAGAAATCAAAGAAAAGTCAATCAACATTACTTAAGTAAATATGACCATAAATTGTACAAGTGCAAAAGACGCTTAATAAACGAGCTTAGATGGATTTTTAGTTCTACTGGAGGAAATGACCCAAGTTGTAAAGACATCCTAGACAGAATAGCGGGCAGTGCGATAAGCAGTGCAGTATATGGAGTGGGCAATGCAGTGGATGATACGATAGAGCAGGCTGAAGAAAGTGCGACCGAAAGTTCTGTTAATAACACTAATAACGTTGATAACCCTGAGAATATCAGGGAACCAGGTAGAAACATCAACAACAGAATAAGGTGCAGTAATAGGAACTTATTCTTAGACGAAAGGACGAAAGCAGAATTTTTGCTGAATTGCTGTTTCATAAATAAGGAAAACTACTTTTCGATCTATTTCTACAATTTGgcaaatttaattaaatttctttttgaGCGTAGGAGCTACTTTTACCAGGAGGATTACAAAAAGAACAAGAATGACaagaatataaagaaaaatacaaatattagcAAATACTTATCGTTACaaaagaatattatgaaattagggtataaaaagaattttacaaaaaaaaaaaaatcgaaaaaaaatgtaaaagtgAAAACGAAAAGAAATAGCTCTGTGGTTAACTCATCTTCATCACAGATATCATCGACCTTGTCCGATTTTTCtgattcaaaaaataattataaaaaaatatgtttacataATGATTTCTGTATAAATgtatcaaatatttttaagttatcatttgttattttgaaaaatatattaaatatttataattacaattCGTTGTACTATCAAAAATATGCACAggaaatatatttgtgcaatttttttttaaattatttagaacaaaaaaggtttgaacaaaatatagaaaaggaAGACAtacaagaaataaaaaatgcaaaaaagaatatttatcataattttcctatttatcaaataaaaaatttttcaaaagataatgaaaaaaaaaaaaattccttacttattaatattatgaataaaattattaatctCTGTTATCGAAAATATAACAACATTTCaattataaacaaattttttttagcacttctattatttgaaaataagatatataaaaagtctttcaaaattttaaagcgAATAATTCAAAAATCAAACTTTGATGTCCTTACCACTTTGTGCATGCAACTTTTGTTATTTcatgatataaataataatttctacCATTTTTGTTCATCCTTTTTCTTGTCCAATAAATACACTAGGATCTTATCTttcataaatgtaaatataaattttaccGTAATTCAAAATTATCAGTACTACTTATATTCTATGAACAATCAGCGGTCCGTTCTCAAAATGGAgcaacataaaaaatacgatgaaatattttttaactcatTGAAGAAGAACATTGTATTGCCAGAAGAGATTGTAAAGATGCAAGTACTCGACATCACTCAGGGGGGTAAACAGTGGGGTACACCGTTAAACTGCTTGACAGAGTGTAAGGCGGAGTGTGTAACAAACTGCATGACTGAATGCTTTGCGGAGTGCTTGCCCGAGGTTACAGATGAGGGGATGAAGTTACCCATTCATGAAAGTCAGACAAAGAAGGTAGAGGGggaacgaaaaaaaaaaaaaaaagaaaaaactatTCCTACAAATAGGCACTATAcacaaaatggaaaaataaataaaaacgttGCTACCAAAATGAacagaaataaattaatcaaattagaaaaaaaagaattttgcAAAGATAATTATTACTTTGAAATAAAtcgatattttttaaaaagcttaaaaaaatataatttttctttatcaaCAAATGAAAggaataatgatatatatatacctaactcgggtattaaaatatttgtgcAGTCAGACTACaacctttatatttttgtgtcAAATATGATTTTTGGAAATTatgatgaaaagaaaatgagTAACAAGTGGGAATTTCCATCCAACGAAGAGAATAAAACATcaaatgaacaaaacaaTAATAGCTACTATCAGATGgaaacaaatgaaaatatgaatgCAAATATTAATCATATAGAAACATTACTGCATATGACAATGCGCAAATATAAAGTTAAGAAGAAAACAAGGGAGATATTACGGATCAAAAAGTTATGTGTGCAGTATGATGAAAATTtggatttatttattttttcctcctttACTCAAGATTTACATattgataatattattattcagtTATATAATGAAAGGGATAACAATAGTTTATACTTAAAATTCCACAGAactaaacaaataattaaacatggacttaatatcattaaattaaatgttGTTAATATTCTAGAAtccaataaaataatatggaaacatttctattataaaattaattatgtttttcttgtaattaataatttttccttttatcaaaaaattgGTATATTACCAAATAGTAGTTTAGTATATCCATTTTTAAGAGCCTATAGccaatttataataaataattatataattgttgataccaaaaaatatgcaaatttttttttaaatcagcTAGTTTCATCACTCTATGTTAAGATAAAAACATTGGATTCAATTTTGAATTGTAAGTTAATTGCATCTTATTTAAATAGCACCTCCTTAGTCTATAACAATGTAAATTATATCAAGTTAATTGTTAGAAATAATCACAAGCATATGCACTATGAGGACTTTGAGTTAATCACTATCAGGAGGAGCGATGATAAGGCGGGTAAAGAagtaagaaatattaaaatttttcttcaaaaaGCAGAAGGCATACGCAGTAGTAGCCGTACTGCTAACATACGCAGTAATAGCCGTACTGCTAACATATGCAGTAATAGCCGTACTGCTAACATATGCAGTAATATCCGTACTGCTAACATATGCAGTAATAGCCGTACTGCTAACATATGCAGTAATAGCCGTACTGCTAACATAGGTAATAATAGCGGCACTGCTAACAGGAATAACACGCTAGAAAACCACAGCGTTGAAGATTTCatccatttttatattgaaaaGAACGACAATATGCAAATCGAACAGATGAAAATTTTAGACGACGAAGAAATGCTTCTCATCaaaaatagtagtagtacAAGTAGTAATATGTCCATGCACATTttaaataacgaaaaatataatttgaaaaaatgtagcttaaaagtaaaagaaaagaaagatgAGTCGCACGTAGAGGCCTACAAAAGGATAGACAATGCTTATgcaattatttcttttattccgaaaagaataaataccAACCCCATCACTTGTAATGAAAATTGTACTGAGAGTTTAAAAGGTGAAGGGAATAGCAGTGTAGTTCCACTGACTGATAATCTGCTTATAAGCCATAATAAGAGTCAAAATAGAacagaaaaagtaaaaataaaatgtataataaatatagacttacttagaaaaaagagaagggAAAGAAGGACAGACATGTATAAGTTatcaaatattaattatgtaggtaaaattaaatttgatGATTTTATTAACCGAGAAGAAATTACTTCGAATCCTTGTTTAAATAACCAaataattatagaaaaaacatTCGAtcttgtaaatatttttaaggaaaaaataaatacatacagaTCAAACAATGGAATgttatatgaattaatattaaaattacataatgACAATTAtgctttatatttaaaaaaattccacataactattttaaaaaaatatattacacaaataaaaagtaccaaaatttttttgttaaataatgAGGATAACCAACATAATATggagaaattttttttgaaaagaaacAACCATAATGATTTGGCGGAAAACTCCATATACAATGGAAATGAAAGTAGTTTGAACTACTCAGGGGAGTGCAATTCCAGTCCatcaaatgaaaattatatgaacaaatcAGGCGAAAGCCACTCTAACCTGCCGAATGAAAATAGCATGAACGAGTCAGGCGAAAGCCACTCTAACCTGCCGAATGAAAATAGCATGAACGAGTCAGGCGAAAGCCACTCTAACCTGCCGAATGAAAATAGCATGAACGAGTCAGGCGAAAGCCACTCTAGCCTGCCGAATGAAAATAGCATGAACGAGTCAGGCGGCGACAAATTTAGTGCACCGCATGAAAATCGCATAAACGCGTCAGGAGGAGATAATTTTAGCCCACCTCATGAAAATTGTATGAAGGGGTCAGGCGACGACATTTTTAGTATATTGAATGAAAATCACATGAACGCGTCAGTTGTTAACAATTTTAGCGAGCCGCATGCAATTCGCATGGACACGTCAGGAATAAACAATTCAAACGGTTCCATTGAAAAtgataggaaaaaaaaaattatatcttttGATGAGAAGGGCTCAAGTattgaagaaaaatatcTTTACGATGAAATTGAAATTAATAGTCGAATTAATGGAGGAACGagtatttttttgctttttgaAGTGACATATGACGATATGTtagaaggaaaaaacaatTCGATgaatcttttaaattatgaaaatacaaTTGGGAACATGAATATAACATATGAATGTGGAAACCagtttattaagaaaatatatgaaaaaaagaaaaaagaatatatatataatttccaTGTGTTAATACCTCAATTTTTATTACCTATTAATGTTGATTATGAAATACCGAAACATGGGATGTTACATTCTAATATAAACGTTAAAattgtattattaaataaaattaatgaagatatttatatgaaatattctGTGTGCAtagataatgaaaaaaaaaaaataaataacgaGGAGCAATATAGTTGGTTAATAAAtggatttaaaaaaagggtactttttatatcaaaaaattctGAACATGTCATAAATTTAACAATTATCCCCTTAAAAATTGGTTTAATAAACTTCccatctattttttattttataaaattaaataataaatggattgagataacaaaaattttgaaaaaaagtgATAATTTTCAAGTAATTATTACCCCATCTCTACACTTTAGTCCCAAAATATGGCAGCTCGTTTAG